A region from the Malus domestica chromosome 07, GDT2T_hap1 genome encodes:
- the LOC103444807 gene encoding uncharacterized protein isoform X2, with protein sequence MPPEPLPWDRKDFFKERKHERSESLGSVARWRDSPHHAPRDFNRWASGDFRRPPGHGKQGGWHVFSDDSGHGYGSSRSGDKMVEDESFRPSFSRGDGRYGRNSRDNRGPPYSQRESKGYSWETRSGSPNMPGRPNRVNNEQRSQDDMLTYSSHQQSDFGSTWDQIQLKDQLDKMGGSTGLGSGQKCERENSLVSIDWKPLKWTRSGSMSSRGSGFSHSSSSKSMGPIDSNEAKVESQPKTATPVQSPSGEATNCVTSAAPLEETTSRKKPRLGWGEGLAKYEKKKVDVPDGSMNKDAAVCSVGNTEPAHSLSSSLPDKSPRVTVFSDCASPATPSSVACSSSPGVEEKSFCKAVNVENDTRNFCGSPGPMSQIHHEGFSFQLEKLDGNSLVNLDSSILELLQSDDPSSVDSSILRPTALNKLLIWKGEISKVLEVTESEIDSLENELKALKSDSGGSRPHPATSSSLPVEEKDKSCKEQVTNLITWPSPLQIHSSGDTNVQKMCVDNGDQIEFCGIVKDEDIDSPGTATSKFVESLPLVSSDMTNKTGGSEDRDPIQTTKGEEMCLVPSRYAEKTDPSTCGNSSMLLDSEVVAPDSGVVVDKLCDSIFSANKIFASRASDIFSKLLPKEHISGVSVSSSWKNDSLIKEKFAKRKRCLRFMERVITLKFKAFQHLWKEDMSVLSMRKYRSKSHKKFELSLRATNNGHQKHRSSIRSRFSTPGSLSLVPTTEIINFTNKLLSDSQVKPYRNSLKMPALILDKEEKLATRFVSSNGLVEDPCAVEKERALMNPWTPEEKELFIQKLTTYGKDFRKISSFLDHKTTADCVEFYYKHHKSDCFVKTKKKPDMAKQGKSSANTYLISDGKKWNREMDAASLDILGAASAIAAHADGGTRNRQTYSRRLILGGYRNTNTSRSEDTTVERSCSLDTIGNERETAAADVLAGICGSMSSEAVSSCITSSIDPGESYLEWKCQKGDSVVRRPLTPDVMQNVDDETCSDESCGEMDPSDWTDEEKSRFIQAVSSYGKDFAMISRCIRSRSQHQCKVFFSKARKCLGLDFVHPGPGNGTSVGDDANGGGSDTEDACVLETGSGISSDKSGCNMNEDVPPSVTNMNADEADPAETMKLQTSPPRPEENNVMGEVDHGDGKPLKSLASDAFQAVDKPKLVFDGDTDIMDFDAMGGNATENKILVAESRPVGEGINSDPPNPECMVGEKLVGQISSDRFGKKLEGSDERSNRDPSGCCLPASAHNSCGNTSDVAADGSCSGPGLNPECPCQVSVELNSVQNPSVISLTHENAPATAVSVPQDSAVIECEKSLSQDRLSSTLDLREGSVGRDESGKHLSGLLGHANVEPLQVLRGYPLQMVPKKETNGDVSCGNLSEVKPDRNINGHYMTQDDFLQFGNSKPQCSRVDCPPLPLKVEKPGDARKAHSWSSTDSDKPSRNGDVKLFGKILSNPSSLSKSNGSIHENEEEGAHNQKLSSKSSNLNLTGHHSADGNSPLLKFDCSSYLGLENVPSRSYGGFWEGNKVQAGNSSFPDSAILLAKYPAAFSNFPTSSSQMEQQPLQAVVKTNDRSMNGVSVFRGEINGSNGVADYPVFSRGQDGGNKVQPFTVDVKQQQRQDVLDIPRRNGFDAISSIQQQGRGSVGMNVVGRGGILVGGPCTVVSDPVAAIRMHYAKTEQYGGPAGSIFRKEESWRGGKGDIGR encoded by the exons ATGCCGCCAGAACCATTGCCTTGGGATCGGAAAGACTTCTTCAAGGAGAGGAAGCACGAGAGGTCGGAGTCCCTTGGCTCTGTGGCACGATGGAGGGACTCGCCCCATCATGCACCTCGCGACTTCAATCGTTGGGCTTCCGGCGATTTTCGCAGACCACCAG GTCATGGTAAGCAGGGTGGTTGGCACGTGTTCTCCGATGATTCTGGTCATGGGTATGGATCGTCTCGGTCAGGCGATAAGATGGTGGAAGATGAGAGCTTCCGGCCATCATTTTCACGCGGAGATGGAAGGTATGGCAGGAACAGTAGGGATAATAGAGGGCCACCTTATAGCCAGAGGGAAAGTAAAGGCTATTCTTGGGAAACCAGAAGTGGGTCTCCAAACATGCCCGGGAGGCCAAATCGTGTGAATAATGAACAGAGGTCGCAGGATGATATGCTGACATACTCATCTCATCAACagtctgactttggaagcacaTGGGATCAGATTCAATTGAAAGACCAGCTTGATAAAATGGGTGGTTCCACTGGTTTAGGCTCTGGCCAGaaatgtgagagagagaacTCATTGGTCTCAATTGATTGGAAGCCTCTCAAATGGACGCGGTCTGGAAGCATGTCTTCTCGGGGTTCGGGTTTCAGCCATTCAAGTAGCTCAAAGAGCATGGGGCCCATTGATTCCAATGAAGCAAAGGTTGAGTCACAGCCGAAAACAGCCACTCCAGTGCAGTCTCCTTCGGGAGAAGCTACTAATTGTGTAACATCTGCTGCACCTTTAGAGGAAACAACTTCGAGGAAGAAGCCGCGCCTTGGATGGGGCGAGGGTTTGGCAAAGTATGAGAAAAAGAAAGTCGACGTCCCTGATGGTAGCATGAACAAAGATGCGGCTGTCTGTTCTGTTGGTAACACTGAACCAGCCCATTCTCTGAGTTCAAGCTTGCCTGATAAAAGCCCCCGAGTCACAGTTTTCTCAGATTGTGCATCTCCTGCAACTCCATCCTCTGTTGCTTGCAGTTCTTCTCCAG GTGTGGAGGAGAAATCATTTTGCAAGGCAGTTAATGTTGAGAACGATACTAGAAACTTTTGTGGTTCCCCAGGTCCTATGTCTCAGATTCATCACGAGGGATTCTCATTCCAATTGGAAAAGTTGGATGGTAATTCTTTAGTTAACTTGGACTCATCAATACTTGAATTGCTTCAGTCTGATGATCCAAGTTCAGTGGATTCCAGTATCCTGAGGCCGACTGCATTGAACAAGTTGCTTATATGGAAAGGTGAAATTTCAAAGGTATTGGAGGTAACTGAGTCAGAAATTGATTCACTCGAAAACGAACTTAAGGCACTGAAATCTGATTCTGGGGGCAGCCGTCCCCATCCAGCAACATCTAGTTCTTTGCCtgtggaggagaaggataaatctTGCAAAGAACAGGTCACAAATTTGATCACTTGGCCTTCTCCATTGCAAATTCATTCTTCTGGGGACACTAATGTGCAGAAGATGTGTGTTGATAATGGTGACCAGATAGAATTTTGTGGTATTGTTAAGGATGAGGATATTGATAGTCCTGGAACAGCGACATCGAAATTTGTTGAATCATTACCTTTGGTTTCATCTGATATGACGAATAAAACTGGTGGTTCTGAGGATCGGGATCCAATCCAAACAACCAAAGGAGAAGAAATGTGCTTAGTGCCCAGCAGATATGCAGAAAAGACTGACCCATCTACTTGTGGTAATAGTAGCATGCTTTTGGATAGTGAGGTAGTTGCACCGGACTCTGGTGTAGTAGTAGATAAGTTATGCGATTCTATATTTTCTGCCAATAAAATATTTGCAAGTAGAGCATCTGACATATTTAGTAAGCTGTTACCAAAAGAGCATATTTCTGGAGTTAGTGTTTCCTCATCCTGGAAGAATGATTCATTGATCAAAGAGAAGTTTGCCAAGAGGAAGCGATGTTTAAGGTTTATGGAGAGAGTTATAACCTTAAAATTTAAAGCCTTTCAACACTTGTGGAAGGAAGACATGAGTGTGCTTTCCATGCGAAAATATCGTTCAAAATCTCACAAAAAATTTGAGTTAAGCTTGCGAGCAACTAATAATGGACATCAGAAGCATCGCTCTTCAATTCGATCACGATTTTCTACACCTG gAAGTCTGAGCCTGGTCCCTACTACAGAGATTATTAATTTCACTAACAAGTTGCTGTCAGATTCCCAAGTCAAGCCGTACAGGAACTCGTTGAAGATGCCAGCCTTAATCTTGGACAAGGAGGAGAAGTTGGCGACAAGATTTGTTTCTAGTAATGGTTTAGTTGAAGATCCCTGTGCTGTTGAGAAGGAAAGGGCTTTGATGAACCCATGGACGCCAGAAGAGAAAGAACTTTTCATCCAAAAGCTAACCACCTACGGGAAGGATTTCAGAAAAATTTCTTCCTTTCTTGATCACAAGACGACTGCTGACTGTGTGGAGTTTTATTACAAACACCACAAGTCTGATTGCTTtgtgaaaacaaagaagaagccTGATATGGCTAAGCAAGGAAAGTCTTCGGCTAATACCTACTTAATTTCAGATGGGAAAAAATGGAATCGTGAGATGGATGCTGCTTCCCTTGATATTTTGGGTGCTGCTTCAGCAATCGCAGCTCATGCTGATGGTGGTACAAGAAATCGACAAACGTATTCGAGGAGGTTAATTTTGGGAGGGTACAGGAATACTAATACGTCTCGTAGTGAGGATACCACTGTTGAAAGGTCCTGCAGTCTTGATACTATTGGCAACGAAAGAGAAACAGCTGCTGCTGATGTTTTAGCAGGTATATGTGGCTCAATGTCATCTGAGGCGGTGAGTTCTTGCATCACTAGTTCCATTGATCCTGGTGAGTCTTATCTGGAATGGAAGTGCCAGAAAGGGGATTCGGTAGTAAGGCGACCTTTGACACCTGATGTTATGCAGAATGTGGATGATGAGACTTGCTCAGATGAAAGTTGTGGAGAAATGGATCCTTCTGACTGGACAGACGAGGAGAAGTCTAGATTTATTCAGGCAGTGTCATCCTATGGAAAGGATTTTGCTATGATCTCGCGATGCATTAGATCGAGGTCTCAGCATCAATGCAAGGTTTTCTTTAGCAAGGCTCGGAAGTGccttgggcttgattttgtacATCCTGGGCCCGGAAATGGAACATCTGTTGGTGATGATGCTAATGGAGGTGGGAGTGACACTGAAGATGCCTGTGTTCTGGAAACTGGTTCAGGTATTTCCAGTGACAAGTCAGGATGTAACATGAACGAGGATGTGCCGCCGTCTGTCACAAACATGAATGCTGATGAAGCTGATCCTGCGGAGACCATGAAATTGCAAACAAGCCCACCCAGACCGGAGGAAAACAATGTGATGGGAGAAGTAGATCATGGAGATGGTAAGCCTCTCAAATCTCTGGCTTCTGATGCATTCCAGGCTGTGGATAAGCCTAAGCTAGTTTTTGATGGCGACACTGATATCATGGATTTCGATGCTATGGGAGGTAATGCaactgaaaacaaaattttggtTGCAGAATCACGACCTGTTGGTGAGGGAATCAACTCTGACCCACCTAATCCTGAATGTATGGTTGGGGAAAAATTGGTCGGTCAAATTTCTTCTGATCGATTTGGAAAGAAACTGGAGGGGAGCGATGAAAGAAGCAATAGAGATCCAAGCGGATGCTGCTTACCAGCCTCAGCACACAATTCATGTGGCAATACTTCTGATGTGGCTGCTGATGGTTCTTGTTCAGGTCCTGGCCTTAACCCTGAGTGCCCATGTCAAGTTTCTGTAGAGCTGAATTCTGTGCAAAACCCTTCTGTCATCTCGTTGACACATGAGAATGCTCCTGCTACTGCAGTTTCTGTGCCACAAGATTCTGCTGTCATTGAATGCGAGAAATCCCTCAGCCAAGATAGGTTGTCATCAACCCTGGATCTGCGGGAGGGATCTGTTGGTAGAGATGAGAGTGGCAAGCACTTGTCAGGTCTTCTAGGACATGCAAACGTCGAACCTTTGCAAGTTCTCAGAGGCTATCCATTGCAAATGGTACCCAAGAAAGAGACGAATGGGGATGTAAGTTGTGGTAATTTATCTGAAGTTAAGCCAGACAGAAATATCAATGGGCATTATATGACACAAGATGACTTCCTTCAATTTGGGAATTCCAAGCCCCAATGTTCTCGTGTTGATTGTCCTCCTCTGCCCCTAAAGGTAGAAAAACCAGGTGACGCACGAAAAGCCCATTCATGGAGCTCGACAGATTCGGATAAACCAAGCAGGAATGGTGATGTGAAACTGTTTGGTAAGATACTCAGCAACCCGTCATCTTTGTCCAAGTCAAATGGCAGCATCCATGAGAATGAAGAAGAGGGAGCTCATAACCAAAAGTTAAGCAGCAAGTCGTCTAACTTAAATCTCACCGGGCATCACAGTGCTGACGGGAATTCTCCCCTCCTGAAGTTTGATTGTAGTAGTTATCTGGGCCTTGAGAATGTTCCCAGTAGGAGTTACGGCGGGTTTTGGGAAGGGAATAAAGTGCAAGCTGGTAATTCATCGTTTCCTGACTCAGCTATCTTGCTGGCCAAGTACCCTGCAGCGTTTAGCAATTTTCCTACGTCCTCTTCCCAAATGGAACAGCAGCCACTGCAGGCGGTTGTGAAGACCAACGATCGAAGTATGAATGGCGTATCAGTTTTTCGTGGCGAGATCAATGGTAGCAATGGAGTTGCTGATTATCCGGTGTTTAGTAGAGGCCAGGACGGTGGTAACAAAGTGCAGCCATTTACAGTAGATGTGAAGCAGCAGCAGCGGCAAGACGTGTTGGACATTCCAAGACGAAATGGGTTTGATGCAATTTCGAGCATACAGCAGCAAGGAAGGGGGAGTGTTGGGATGAATGTAGTAGGGAGGGGAGGGATCCTCGTAGGGGGTCCGTGTACGGTGGTATCAGATCCCGTGGCTGCCATTAGAATGCACTACGCGAAAACTGAACAGTATGGGGGGCCGGCGGGGAGCATATTCCGGAAGGAAGAGTCGTGGAGAGGAGGGAAGGGGGATATAGGCAGGTAG
- the LOC103444807 gene encoding uncharacterized protein isoform X4, giving the protein MPPEPLPWDRKDFFKERKHERSESLGSVARWRDSPHHAPRDFNRWASGDFRRPPGHGKQGGWHVFSDDSGHGYGSSRSGDKMVEDESFRPSFSRGDGRYGRNSRDNRGPPYSQRESKGYSWETRSGSPNMPGRPNRVNNEQRSQDDMLTYSSHQQSDFGSTWDQIQLKDQLDKMGGSTGLGSGQKCERENSLVSIDWKPLKWTRSGSMSSRGSGFSHSSSSKSMGPIDSNEAKVESQPKTATPVQSPSGEATNCVTSAAPLEETTSRKKPRLGWGEGLAKYEKKKVDVPDGSMNKDAAVCSVGNTEPAHSLSSSLPDKSPRVTVFSDCASPATPSSVACSSSPGVEEKSFCKAVNVENDTRNFCGSPGPMSQIHHEGFSFQLEKLDGNSLVNLDSSILELLQSDDPSSVDSSILRPTALNKLLIWKGEISKVLEVTESEIDSLENELKALKSDSGGSRPHPATSSSLPVEEKDKSCKEQVTNLITWPSPLQIHSSGDTNVQKMCVDNGDQIEFCGIVKDEDIDSPGTATSKFVESLPLVSSDMTNKTGGSEDRDPIQTTKGEEMCLVPSRYAEKTDPSTCGNSSMLLDSEVVAPDSGVVVDKLCDSIFSANKIFASRASDIFSKLLPKEHISGVSVSSSWKNDSLIKEKFAKRKRCLRFMERVITLKFKAFQHLWKEDMSVLSMRKYRSKSHKKFELSLRATNNGHQKHRSSIRSRFSTPGSLSLVPTTEIINFTNKLLSDSQVKPYRNSLKMPALILDKEEKLATRFVSSNGLVEDPCAVEKERALMNPWTPEEKELFIQKLTTYGKDFRKISSFLDHKTTADCVEFYYKHHKSDCFVKTKKKPDMAKQGKSSANTYLISDGKKWNREMDAASLDILGAASAIAAHADGGTRNRQTYSRRLILGGYRNTNTSRSEDTTVERSCSLDTIGNERETAAADVLAGICGSMSSEAVSSCITSSIDPGESYLEWKCQKGDSVVRRPLTPDVMQNVDDETCSDESCGEMDPSDWTDEEKSRFIQAVSSYGKDFAMISRCIRSRSQHQCKVFFSKARKCLGLDFVHPGPGNGTSVGDDANGGGSDTEDACVLETGSGISSDKSGCNMNEDVPPSVTNMNADEADPAETMKLQTSPPRPEENNVMGEVDHGDESRPVGEGINSDPPNPECMVGEKLVGQISSDRFGKKLEGSDERSNRDPSGCCLPASAHNSCGNTSDVAADGSCSGPGLNPECPCQVSVELNSVQNPSVISLTHENAPATAVSVPQDSAVIECEKSLSQDRLSSTLDLREGSVGRDESGKHLSGLLGHANVEPLQVLRGYPLQMVPKKETNGDVSCGNLSEVKPDRNINGHYMTQDDFLQFGNSKPQCSRVDCPPLPLKVEKPGDARKAHSWSSTDSDKPSRNGDVKLFGKILSNPSSLSKSNGSIHENEEEGAHNQKLSSKSSNLNLTGHHSADGNSPLLKFDCSSYLGLENVPSRSYGGFWEGNKVQAGNSSFPDSAILLAKYPAAFSNFPTSSSQMEQQPLQAVVKTNDRSMNGVSVFRGEINGSNGVADYPVFSRGQDGGNKVQPFTVDVKQQQRQDVLDIPRRNGFDAISSIQQQGRGSVGMNVVGRGGILVGGPCTVVSDPVAAIRMHYAKTEQYGGPAGSIFRKEESWRGGKGDIGR; this is encoded by the exons ATGCCGCCAGAACCATTGCCTTGGGATCGGAAAGACTTCTTCAAGGAGAGGAAGCACGAGAGGTCGGAGTCCCTTGGCTCTGTGGCACGATGGAGGGACTCGCCCCATCATGCACCTCGCGACTTCAATCGTTGGGCTTCCGGCGATTTTCGCAGACCACCAG GTCATGGTAAGCAGGGTGGTTGGCACGTGTTCTCCGATGATTCTGGTCATGGGTATGGATCGTCTCGGTCAGGCGATAAGATGGTGGAAGATGAGAGCTTCCGGCCATCATTTTCACGCGGAGATGGAAGGTATGGCAGGAACAGTAGGGATAATAGAGGGCCACCTTATAGCCAGAGGGAAAGTAAAGGCTATTCTTGGGAAACCAGAAGTGGGTCTCCAAACATGCCCGGGAGGCCAAATCGTGTGAATAATGAACAGAGGTCGCAGGATGATATGCTGACATACTCATCTCATCAACagtctgactttggaagcacaTGGGATCAGATTCAATTGAAAGACCAGCTTGATAAAATGGGTGGTTCCACTGGTTTAGGCTCTGGCCAGaaatgtgagagagagaacTCATTGGTCTCAATTGATTGGAAGCCTCTCAAATGGACGCGGTCTGGAAGCATGTCTTCTCGGGGTTCGGGTTTCAGCCATTCAAGTAGCTCAAAGAGCATGGGGCCCATTGATTCCAATGAAGCAAAGGTTGAGTCACAGCCGAAAACAGCCACTCCAGTGCAGTCTCCTTCGGGAGAAGCTACTAATTGTGTAACATCTGCTGCACCTTTAGAGGAAACAACTTCGAGGAAGAAGCCGCGCCTTGGATGGGGCGAGGGTTTGGCAAAGTATGAGAAAAAGAAAGTCGACGTCCCTGATGGTAGCATGAACAAAGATGCGGCTGTCTGTTCTGTTGGTAACACTGAACCAGCCCATTCTCTGAGTTCAAGCTTGCCTGATAAAAGCCCCCGAGTCACAGTTTTCTCAGATTGTGCATCTCCTGCAACTCCATCCTCTGTTGCTTGCAGTTCTTCTCCAG GTGTGGAGGAGAAATCATTTTGCAAGGCAGTTAATGTTGAGAACGATACTAGAAACTTTTGTGGTTCCCCAGGTCCTATGTCTCAGATTCATCACGAGGGATTCTCATTCCAATTGGAAAAGTTGGATGGTAATTCTTTAGTTAACTTGGACTCATCAATACTTGAATTGCTTCAGTCTGATGATCCAAGTTCAGTGGATTCCAGTATCCTGAGGCCGACTGCATTGAACAAGTTGCTTATATGGAAAGGTGAAATTTCAAAGGTATTGGAGGTAACTGAGTCAGAAATTGATTCACTCGAAAACGAACTTAAGGCACTGAAATCTGATTCTGGGGGCAGCCGTCCCCATCCAGCAACATCTAGTTCTTTGCCtgtggaggagaaggataaatctTGCAAAGAACAGGTCACAAATTTGATCACTTGGCCTTCTCCATTGCAAATTCATTCTTCTGGGGACACTAATGTGCAGAAGATGTGTGTTGATAATGGTGACCAGATAGAATTTTGTGGTATTGTTAAGGATGAGGATATTGATAGTCCTGGAACAGCGACATCGAAATTTGTTGAATCATTACCTTTGGTTTCATCTGATATGACGAATAAAACTGGTGGTTCTGAGGATCGGGATCCAATCCAAACAACCAAAGGAGAAGAAATGTGCTTAGTGCCCAGCAGATATGCAGAAAAGACTGACCCATCTACTTGTGGTAATAGTAGCATGCTTTTGGATAGTGAGGTAGTTGCACCGGACTCTGGTGTAGTAGTAGATAAGTTATGCGATTCTATATTTTCTGCCAATAAAATATTTGCAAGTAGAGCATCTGACATATTTAGTAAGCTGTTACCAAAAGAGCATATTTCTGGAGTTAGTGTTTCCTCATCCTGGAAGAATGATTCATTGATCAAAGAGAAGTTTGCCAAGAGGAAGCGATGTTTAAGGTTTATGGAGAGAGTTATAACCTTAAAATTTAAAGCCTTTCAACACTTGTGGAAGGAAGACATGAGTGTGCTTTCCATGCGAAAATATCGTTCAAAATCTCACAAAAAATTTGAGTTAAGCTTGCGAGCAACTAATAATGGACATCAGAAGCATCGCTCTTCAATTCGATCACGATTTTCTACACCTG gAAGTCTGAGCCTGGTCCCTACTACAGAGATTATTAATTTCACTAACAAGTTGCTGTCAGATTCCCAAGTCAAGCCGTACAGGAACTCGTTGAAGATGCCAGCCTTAATCTTGGACAAGGAGGAGAAGTTGGCGACAAGATTTGTTTCTAGTAATGGTTTAGTTGAAGATCCCTGTGCTGTTGAGAAGGAAAGGGCTTTGATGAACCCATGGACGCCAGAAGAGAAAGAACTTTTCATCCAAAAGCTAACCACCTACGGGAAGGATTTCAGAAAAATTTCTTCCTTTCTTGATCACAAGACGACTGCTGACTGTGTGGAGTTTTATTACAAACACCACAAGTCTGATTGCTTtgtgaaaacaaagaagaagccTGATATGGCTAAGCAAGGAAAGTCTTCGGCTAATACCTACTTAATTTCAGATGGGAAAAAATGGAATCGTGAGATGGATGCTGCTTCCCTTGATATTTTGGGTGCTGCTTCAGCAATCGCAGCTCATGCTGATGGTGGTACAAGAAATCGACAAACGTATTCGAGGAGGTTAATTTTGGGAGGGTACAGGAATACTAATACGTCTCGTAGTGAGGATACCACTGTTGAAAGGTCCTGCAGTCTTGATACTATTGGCAACGAAAGAGAAACAGCTGCTGCTGATGTTTTAGCAGGTATATGTGGCTCAATGTCATCTGAGGCGGTGAGTTCTTGCATCACTAGTTCCATTGATCCTGGTGAGTCTTATCTGGAATGGAAGTGCCAGAAAGGGGATTCGGTAGTAAGGCGACCTTTGACACCTGATGTTATGCAGAATGTGGATGATGAGACTTGCTCAGATGAAAGTTGTGGAGAAATGGATCCTTCTGACTGGACAGACGAGGAGAAGTCTAGATTTATTCAGGCAGTGTCATCCTATGGAAAGGATTTTGCTATGATCTCGCGATGCATTAGATCGAGGTCTCAGCATCAATGCAAGGTTTTCTTTAGCAAGGCTCGGAAGTGccttgggcttgattttgtacATCCTGGGCCCGGAAATGGAACATCTGTTGGTGATGATGCTAATGGAGGTGGGAGTGACACTGAAGATGCCTGTGTTCTGGAAACTGGTTCAGGTATTTCCAGTGACAAGTCAGGATGTAACATGAACGAGGATGTGCCGCCGTCTGTCACAAACATGAATGCTGATGAAGCTGATCCTGCGGAGACCATGAAATTGCAAACAAGCCCACCCAGACCGGAGGAAAACAATGTGATGGGAGAAGTAGATCATGGAGATG AATCACGACCTGTTGGTGAGGGAATCAACTCTGACCCACCTAATCCTGAATGTATGGTTGGGGAAAAATTGGTCGGTCAAATTTCTTCTGATCGATTTGGAAAGAAACTGGAGGGGAGCGATGAAAGAAGCAATAGAGATCCAAGCGGATGCTGCTTACCAGCCTCAGCACACAATTCATGTGGCAATACTTCTGATGTGGCTGCTGATGGTTCTTGTTCAGGTCCTGGCCTTAACCCTGAGTGCCCATGTCAAGTTTCTGTAGAGCTGAATTCTGTGCAAAACCCTTCTGTCATCTCGTTGACACATGAGAATGCTCCTGCTACTGCAGTTTCTGTGCCACAAGATTCTGCTGTCATTGAATGCGAGAAATCCCTCAGCCAAGATAGGTTGTCATCAACCCTGGATCTGCGGGAGGGATCTGTTGGTAGAGATGAGAGTGGCAAGCACTTGTCAGGTCTTCTAGGACATGCAAACGTCGAACCTTTGCAAGTTCTCAGAGGCTATCCATTGCAAATGGTACCCAAGAAAGAGACGAATGGGGATGTAAGTTGTGGTAATTTATCTGAAGTTAAGCCAGACAGAAATATCAATGGGCATTATATGACACAAGATGACTTCCTTCAATTTGGGAATTCCAAGCCCCAATGTTCTCGTGTTGATTGTCCTCCTCTGCCCCTAAAGGTAGAAAAACCAGGTGACGCACGAAAAGCCCATTCATGGAGCTCGACAGATTCGGATAAACCAAGCAGGAATGGTGATGTGAAACTGTTTGGTAAGATACTCAGCAACCCGTCATCTTTGTCCAAGTCAAATGGCAGCATCCATGAGAATGAAGAAGAGGGAGCTCATAACCAAAAGTTAAGCAGCAAGTCGTCTAACTTAAATCTCACCGGGCATCACAGTGCTGACGGGAATTCTCCCCTCCTGAAGTTTGATTGTAGTAGTTATCTGGGCCTTGAGAATGTTCCCAGTAGGAGTTACGGCGGGTTTTGGGAAGGGAATAAAGTGCAAGCTGGTAATTCATCGTTTCCTGACTCAGCTATCTTGCTGGCCAAGTACCCTGCAGCGTTTAGCAATTTTCCTACGTCCTCTTCCCAAATGGAACAGCAGCCACTGCAGGCGGTTGTGAAGACCAACGATCGAAGTATGAATGGCGTATCAGTTTTTCGTGGCGAGATCAATGGTAGCAATGGAGTTGCTGATTATCCGGTGTTTAGTAGAGGCCAGGACGGTGGTAACAAAGTGCAGCCATTTACAGTAGATGTGAAGCAGCAGCAGCGGCAAGACGTGTTGGACATTCCAAGACGAAATGGGTTTGATGCAATTTCGAGCATACAGCAGCAAGGAAGGGGGAGTGTTGGGATGAATGTAGTAGGGAGGGGAGGGATCCTCGTAGGGGGTCCGTGTACGGTGGTATCAGATCCCGTGGCTGCCATTAGAATGCACTACGCGAAAACTGAACAGTATGGGGGGCCGGCGGGGAGCATATTCCGGAAGGAAGAGTCGTGGAGAGGAGGGAAGGGGGATATAGGCAGGTAG